AGTTCCTCGGCATCCTCGACCGCGTGCGCGCCGCGATGCCGGACGCCGCGATCACGACCGACATCATCGTCGGGTTCCCGGGCGAGACCGAGGAGGACTTCGCCGAGACCCTGCGCGTCGTCGAGGCGTCGCGGTTCAGCTCGGCGTTCATGTTCCAGTACTCCCCGCGCCCGGGCACCCCCGCCGCGACGATGGACGGCCACCTGCCCAAGGAGGTCGTCCAGGAACGGTTCGAGCGCCTGCTCGCCCTCCAGGAGCGCATCGGCGCGCAGGAGTCCGCCGCGCAGGTCGGCCGGACCGTCGAGGTGCTCGTCGCCGAGGGGTCGGGCAAGAAGGACGGCGCCACCCACCGGCTGTCCGGCCGCGCGCGCGACAACCGGCTCGTGCACCTCGCCCTGCCCGCCGGGGTCCTGCCCGACGGTCCGCTCCCGGACCAGCCGGCCACCCTCGACGACCCGCGTCTCGCCGACGCCCCGGACCCGCGCCTGCCCCGGCCCGGCGACATGGTGACCGTCGAGGTCACGCGTTCGGCACCGCACCACCTCATCGCGGACTCCGCGACCGGTGGCGGCACCTACGCGGTGCGACGCACCCGGTCGGGCGACGCCTGGGTGGCCCGGGAGAAGGCCCGCCTCGGCGGCGGCGACGAGCACGGCCACGGTGCGCCCGCGCCCGACGGCCCCGTCGTCCTCGGGATGCCCACCCTGCGCCGCTGACCGACGCCGCGCGGTTCGCGCTCGCGCGCGACGCCGCCGACCGCGACCCGCCCGCGCCGAGGCCCCGGGGTCAGGACCCGGCGGCGTCCGCGAGCGTCGCGACGCTCGCGAAGAACTGCGACGTCGTCACCAGGCCGCACGACAGGGTCTCGGCGATCTGGTCGTCGGTCACGCCGTGCTCCAGGTCCACCGACACCTCTCCGTACAGGGCCAGGCCCTCGTCCTCGGCGCGGGCGTACACCTTGGGCCACAGCCGCTCACGGTTCCAGTCGTTGCACGCCTGGAGCACGGCCGGTCGCGCCGTGTCGGGCAGGGTGCCCGCCCAGCGGCCCCGCACCTGGAGGATCTCCGCGTCCTCGCCCAGCAGCAGGAACCAGAATCGGTTCCCGTCCCACGTGCCGGTGAGGTCGCCGTCGTCGTCGGTGCGGAACCGGTAACCGCGCCGCACCAGCTCGTCGCCGATCCGCTCCGCCCGCAGCGGGCCCGGCAGGTCCGCGGGGGCGTCGGCCCGGCCCCGACGCCGCACCGACTCCAGCGCCCGCCGCCAGCGGGGGCTCACGACGCCACCTGCAGCGGGTCGACGAAGTACCGGTCCAGGTGCTCGAAGAACATGGCCCCGGTGGACAGGCCGCAGTGCAGCAGCTGGCCGAGCTGGGCGTCGGACGCCCCGTGCTCGAGGCTGACGGTCGTCTCCGCGCACACCACCACGGCGCCGTCGTCGCGCACCCGCGCGTACGTCTTGGGCCAGATGTGCTCGGCGTTCCACTCGTTGCAGAGCTCGAGCACCTCGCCGAGACGTTCGATCGTCGCCTCGCGGTGCCACTGGCCACGGACCTGCAGCACCTCGCCGCCGGAGCCGAGGACGAGGAAGTAGAACAGCCGGCCGTGCCACATCCCGCCGAGGTCGCCATCGGAGTCCACGAAGTAGGTGAACCCGCACGAGTCCATCCAGGCGCTCACCCGTTCCCGGGTGACCGGGACGGGACGCACCCCCGCGACCTCGCCCACGGAGCCCGCGAGGAGCACCGCCTCGAGGTCGGCGCCCGACAGGTCGACGTCGACGTCGTCGGTACGGGCACCGGACGTCCGGCTGGTGCGGCGCGACCCGAAGAACCTCACGGACCCACGCTACACGTCCGGATAGGTTGGCACCGTGACCGTCCGCGCCGTCGTCCTGCCCGCCACCGCGCTGCTCGTCCCCGGGGCGGGGGGCGCGACCGGCGCCCTGCAGCCGCTGCGCGACGCCGTCCTGGCCGCCCTGGCCGAGGCCGCGACCACCACGCCCCGCCGGTGGGCCGTGCTCGCCGACGCGGCCGTCACGCGGCGCGACGCCCGCCGGGCCTCCCTGGCCGCGGCCGGCGTCGCCGACCGGTGGGTCCCCGCCCTGCCGCCCGCCCCGGCCGGGCCGTCCGACGCCGTCGCGGGGGTCGCCGCGTCCGTCGCGCTCTGGGCGGTCGCCGCCGTCGCCGGGCCCGGGGCGCTCGCGGACACGCGCGTCGTGGAGACGGGGCCGGGCGCGTCGCCGGCCGACGTCGTCGCGGCCGCCGACGTCCTCGTCGGGGCCGACCTCCTCGTCGTGGCGTCGCCGGGGCCGCACGGACCCGCCGGCCCGGCGTCCGCCGTGCTCGCCGACCTCGCCCGGCGCGGCGGGTGGAGCCCCCGCACCGCCACGGTCCGGGTCGACGCCCCCCACCTGCCGCCCGTCTACGAGGTCACCAGCTGGTCCACCCCGGCGGCCGCCGGGGACGGTGCGGCCGCCCACGCCGACTGACCGGGCCGGCCCTCGGACGGGACCGCGCGCCTCAGGACACGAACAGGCCGACGCCCGCGAGGACCAGCCAGAACCGGACGGCGCGGCCCACCAGGACCGTCGGCACGTACACGGCCAGCGGGACCCGCAGCGTCCCGGCCACGACGGCGATGATCATCAGCGGGGGGAACCCCACGAGCCCGGCGGCGAGCAGCACCCCGACCGTGAGCGCCGGGCGGCCGTTCACGCGCGCCTGCCAGCGCTCGAACGTCCGGCGGCGTTGCGGGTC
This Isoptericola jiangsuensis DNA region includes the following protein-coding sequences:
- a CDS encoding YbjN domain-containing protein, translating into MSPRWRRALESVRRRGRADAPADLPGPLRAERIGDELVRRGYRFRTDDDGDLTGTWDGNRFWFLLLGEDAEILQVRGRWAGTLPDTARPAVLQACNDWNRERLWPKVYARAEDEGLALYGEVSVDLEHGVTDDQIAETLSCGLVTTSQFFASVATLADAAGS
- a CDS encoding YbjN domain-containing protein, with protein sequence MRFFGSRRTSRTSGARTDDVDVDLSGADLEAVLLAGSVGEVAGVRPVPVTRERVSAWMDSCGFTYFVDSDGDLGGMWHGRLFYFLVLGSGGEVLQVRGQWHREATIERLGEVLELCNEWNAEHIWPKTYARVRDDGAVVVCAETTVSLEHGASDAQLGQLLHCGLSTGAMFFEHLDRYFVDPLQVAS